The bacterium genome includes the window TGCCGGCAGGTAGAGTTTGTTCAACTCGTTAATGAGCTCCAGGAATTCAGGCTTCGACTTGTCAAGCGCGGCTTCCTTGTAGAGCGAAAGGAGGTCGTGAATTCGCGGTATTCGATTTGATCCGCCTTTTGACGTAATTAGCGCCATCAATACTTTTTCCAACGCTTGATGACAATGAAAGACGATGTTTTCGCCCTGTTCCGAGGGCGAGATTGATTCCGCCAGCGCCATGTCCTTAAGCGCGCGCTCAATCCACAACTTCGCTTCTTCCTTCGTCATATCGCCGGATTATACCACCCGGACGGCGTCGCCCACCTTCGCGGCGCCGGAAACCAGAATGCACAAGGCAAAGCCCTCCCCTGTCTCGATTACCTGAAGTTCCGCCACTGTTGATTCTTTCGTTGTCAGTACTTCTCCCGTCAGTTCGTTGTAGATCGTTTTTGTTTCGACGACCGCCAGTCGGTTTCCTTTGTACAGCTTCAATCCCACGGGTACGGCCAC containing:
- a CDS encoding HEPN domain-containing protein; this translates as MTKEEAKLWIERALKDMALAESISPSEQGENIVFHCHQALEKVLMALITSKGGSNRIPRIHDLLSLYKEAALDKSKPEFLELINELNKLYLPAKYPDLGQYPAFRDIEWLMRRTKQTK